The genome window AGCGATGATGAGGTGCAGGCGGCTCTTTGGATGTACTCGCCaaaggggggttttgggaggACGAAGCCTGAGTTTGCGGTCCCGCCGGCTacggcggtggagaggcCGGTGAACCAGATTGATTTAGTGCCGACTTTGGCGCTGATGATGGGTATTCCTATTCCTTTCAATAATTTGGGGCGTCCTATCGAGGAGGTCTTTGCTGGTCCTCGCGGCAATTCTTGGAATAATTTGGCTGCGGCTGAAAGGGTTGCGGCTGCTGGTGTCAAACGGTATCAGGCCTCCTATTTTGCTGCCAGAGGCATGACTGAGGAACCTGCTTCTACCCCCGGCTCGCCGGCTGATCTTTGGGACAAGGCTGAGGGTCTGGTTTCCAAGGGCAACTGGGTTGCTGTCTATTCTGCTTTTGCCGAGTACCAAAGGGAGACTCTGGCTCGCTGCAAGAGCCTTTGGGCGCAGTTCAATATCAAGAACATGATTCTTGGAATCGCCGTCATGGGATTCGGTGTTCTTACCCTGCTAGTCTACGTCTCCAAGGgagccgaggatgatgaggctgTTGATGACCCTGAGCTGGACGATGCTGAAAAGAGCCTGGAGATTATGGGCGTCATTCCTGACTCGGAGCTGCCGTTGGAGAATGTTCTCGAGAGGAaacttgttgctgctgctttccTTGGCGCAGTTCCGGGCCTTATTGGCGGTGCTCTCCATGCTTACCTCAAGGGCACGGGCGACTATTACCGCGGTGCTGCCATGGCCGCCCTCACCAGCATTGCCACTGTCGGTGTGTCGCTTTACGAAATCAAGGAGACCCTCCGGACTCTTGTTCCATCCACAatttgggggtggatggcAGCAGTGTTCACTCTCAGCCAGTCTATCGGCTTCGCTTCCAACTCGTACACAATCTGGGAGGACTCTATTctgctcttcttcatcaccacctttgGCTTCGTCACAGCCCTCTCCGCCCTGCGAATCCAGTCCCTTGCCGACCGCTACATGGCCATCTACCACTCGGTCCTCTTCGTGgtcctcggccgccttgcctccgcctccaagcTCTGCCGCGAAGAGCAAATGCCCTACTGCACATCAACCTACtacgcctcctccacctcgtcaaCCTCTGCCCTCTGGCAGCTCGCCATCCCCTTCGCGGTGAGCCTGATCCTCCCCACAATCATCAAAGCCTACCTCCAACCCACCCGCTCCTACGAGGGCCTAGCCCCAGCCTGGATCGGGTACGTCTTCCGCACGGGTCTCTTCATGTCAGCCCTCTACTGGGTCCTCGACTCAGCCGACAACGGGAACTGGATCTCTGGCCTGCCCGAAAAAAAGCTCAAAAACCTCTCCGTCTACACCGCCCAGATGGTCCTCGGCCTGGCCTTTGTAGCAGGAACAACAGCATTCATGTGGGCGCCCCCCTGCGTGAGCATCGTCACCTCAGCCTCGAAATCAACACCCACCCGGGCACAGGTCGCGATCTTGGGCTACGGCAACGCGCACGGGGCACggtacctcctcctcccgctcaaCTTCCTCGTCTCCCtaatcctcctctccaaacCCATGGGCGGCGGCGCGTTGGCCATTCTATTCTGGCagatcctctccctcgttGAAATCCTCGACTCGAACTCTTTGTCTGCAACCCCGATCGGACCAGTCATGCTCGCGATCCTGGGCTCGTTTCACTTTTTCAAGACGGGCCATCAGGCTGTGCTGTCGACCATTCAATGGGACTCCGCGTTCATCCCCCTTTTTTCCGTCCGCTACCCTTGGTCACCCTTGGCAGTGGCGATGAACACCTTTGCGGCACAGATTCTCGCCACGGTTTGCGTCCCCCTCTTGGTGCTTTGGAAGGCGtcacccaagaagaagggtgcACTGGCGGAGACGAGCAAAAAGCTGGGGGCGTTTGTCAGTTTTTtcgcggtggaggggtggatgAGTATGATGTGGGCGGGGCATTTGAGGAGGCATCTGATGCTTTATCGGGTGTTTATGCCGAGGTTCGCgacggcgggggtggtgttgattgtggtggatttggtggcgttgggggtgagtttgttggggttgaggggaaATACGGTGGCGATTGGGGAGGTTTTTGGGTGGGCTGAGTAAGGGGGCAGGGGACGAGatggggagagagagagagagagagaagggaggtggttgattgGTTGTACACACATCACGGCAGGAGTCAAAAAGTTCTGCTTGGTACTTGGGGGTGTATGGAACCTGAAAAGggtcttgtttcttttgtgtaTAGTTGATGTAACGAACGGGATTGTATATAATTAATAGACTGTACGTCAAACTGAAAAGGCAGTTCTGTTGCTATGTTCGCTCATCACGATGTTGCTACTGAACACCTAATGAATGACAAGTTGTGTTCCCTTCCTGTCATGATACCAACACCACCTTTCCTGCCCCAAGACTTCCAtttttcctccccctcgcaACATAATCCCTATTTATACCAATACCCACCCAACACATAAAAACACCAGCCATAAGcacacaaaagaaaaagacgcTCCATACCTATCAACGATATACTCAAAGGTATCAGCGCTGACCCCTTCTCTTTgcctccaccctcttcctAAGCAAACCACGAATAATCCACCCTCCGCAGCGCCAACCCTCTTGGATAATTCGGCGTGTTATAAGCACACCCCATTCCCCAATCATACCCAACCGCATACGCAAACATGGTCGCGTCCCAGTTGAAGCCACAAGCCGTGATACTCCCCCCGGGAGACGGATACGATATCAGTCTAGTTTTCTTAGTCACATTCCAAACCATAACCTGTCCATCCTGACCTGCCGTCGCCATCACGATCCTCGCCGTTGAGCCATTTTGATGGGCAATATAATTGGCAAAGGCAAGGTCATTGACGGCGTACACGTTCGTCACTTTGCTTGATTCTTTCGACACTTCACGATGGCACTTGAACGAGAAAGTCACTCCTGACCTAAAAGCGAATAAAACAAGGTCCGGTTAGTAAAAGGCGTAGAGCGAAGCCAGGGGGCCGAAAGAGGGGGGTATACTTCATCGGGTTAGGTTGGGTAGCTCCAAAAGCTACCCTTCCGCCAATACCTCCCACCGCCCAGTATTGACCACCGTGTTTGACAGCTATGCATCTGATTTGTTGGTCCACAAGAGGCGAGTCGATGACCATCGTGGGTCTTATGGCACTGCTCTGTGTCATCTTTCCCAGGTTGAAGATGTGGATCTTGTTGTCTGCTGTCCCCGCGACGAGGGTCGTACCGGACCCATCCATGGCCCATACACGGTCGGTGAGGTTGACGGTGGcgatggggttgggttgcCGCTTGTCCCAGAACCGAAGTGTCTTGTCCCATGACCCAGAAACAAGCAGACCCGTCGAATTCCCGGCGCAGGGAAGGTCCACCCAACGGACGGTCCTCACAGGGGCTTGATGACCGGAAAGTGTCATGGTTTGACCTGGCGCGTTGAGATCCATGATGTGGACTTTTCCGTCGGTCGAGGCACCGGCAATCATCTTCCCTTCCTGTTGGGGTCCAGGTTAGCGGATGTGGACAGCGCAGTGTTGTGTGGTACATGCCTGTTTAAATCACCAATTTATATATGTTCACGCATATTTGCTTCCTCCACatatcaccatcaacatccGTGGATGTTCCTCGCATCCTCCTAGTCGGTCTTCGATAATCTCGATCCGGTCGAGTGGGCGAATAGATGCATCACCTCACTCATCAAAAACTTACCTGGTTGAAATCGCAATCGAGAAAAGGGcggaggttgttgttcatGGCGGTGACAGGGCGGATGGAACCTGTGCCGCCGGCGACGTTTGTTGCATCATAGATATACACTCTGCCGTCCCAAGCAGAGGCGGCCACATGGTCTGCCTTGGGAGACCATCGGAGGGCGCTGACGGTGTCCTCGGGCCCTGGATGGAAAGCGATATCGGCGTCCAAGGTTCCGATGTTTGGTTTCGGGGCGGCCATTGTGTTGGTaatgaggttgttgatgtatGCCGAGTAGTAGTTGTTGAATGCTGGATGAACGTTGCAGGATGATTAATTCttggagagggttggtggaAGGTTATTATCATAGACAGAGTTTGCGCAAGCAAAAGCCAAAAAGGGGCAGGATTCCACTGAGGCTTTCCATTGGAACTTTGGGTAGGAGCAATGGGACCTGGGAGTCATCTCGACCGCCAAAAGGACTGCTGCCTGCTCACTCTTCAAAAGCCTAAAAGCTGGCTACAtcaccccttctcccctttctcttctctcttaCATTTCACCTTTAGCCAATCGTCCCTATTTGTTGGCCATGTCTGCTAGGTACTGGTCACAAGTGATAGAGCAGCCTTTGTTATCTCGGCATGAAGGAAGATGGTCTGGTAAAACTGTGGTTTTTATAAAATCGTCAAGACCTCAATATAATGTCATCAAGCCGTGACCATGTATCCCCTCGTGTCTGCTCGCGCGACTTACAAACACGACACCACGTGACCTCTCTATGGCGGAATTCCACTCGCCAGTGACAGCATGCCAAGAAATGCTTCTCCCTCAGTTGCTCCATTATTGACCTCCTGAGAAGCGCAGCCAATGAGCGATGTGTCTATCttatcttttcttttccagccTCTCACACTCACTCAGCATCTGGTTGATCGCCATTGCATGGCTCAAAGGCGATTAACCCAATTTTCTGCATCcatatttttaattttttgCTGGGATGCTATTTTCATCTTACATTGCAAGACGTTTGTGTTTGAGGAATAAGTCGAGCTTGTAATCGTTAGTGTGAATCCAGAGCTTGTATCATTGAACGAGATACCTGGATACCTTTGGCCAGATATCTCCTACGACCATATAAGATGTTTTAAATCCTCCCAAAATCATCACTTGCATCTAGTTGATTGGCCCTCTTGGTAGCTTAACGGCTACCACATGACCATCAATCAAATGTAAGAAATCCCTTTTTGTTCTTCCCCCATTGAAGACAAAATACCAAGACGCGCGCGTTCGAAAAATAACTCGGCCGTTCTctattctttttcttctttctccaaCGTTGCTTTCCTATAACCAGCAATGATGCACATCTATATCACACACCTCTGTCCCTTTCTTCCACTTACCTTTTTTCACACTCAATAACAAGGTCAATGTTTGTTTGTTCAAAATCTTGAATTCACTTGATCtacctcccctctcccacaccCAATGTAAATGCAAAACCCTCAGATGCTGTCTACCCAACAAACAAATCCAACCCATACCCAAGCCGAACGCCACGCCCATTTCCCCTCTCGAGAAAACCAGAAGATCCTGCCCCTGACCACCAAACAACGCCATCAAAATGCAAAGATACGACCCCTTAGACCACCAGCAAAACTCCCACCATACTCGccaccaaccacaccaccccaacccccaaacccctctTATTCCCAGCACTtatcccccccaaaccattcggcccatccaacccctccgtcGCCTTGGTCGGATTCTCCACCCTCGTCGCCCCCggcaccccctcctcccccttccctatCTCCTCAACCCTCGTCCCCGTACTGTTGAACCTCGTCGCCGCCAACGAAATCTCGTTATTCTCCAAGTCATAAACCACATACGCACTCCTCAAAAACGTATCCCCCAGCACATtcgtcccctcccccgccggcGCAATCCCAAACAGGCACGCCTCCGTCCCGTCACTAAAAACCGGCCTCCTCCCCGAGCTCGTCACAAGGTCGAGCACAAGCTCATCCATCCCCACATTGATCGTCGGCTCCGTAAACGTAAACGACAAAACAGCAGTCTCATTGTCGGCAAGCGAGCAAGGAACATACGCCGCGTTAGCCTCAGGATCGTACTGCGCGTCGACAAGGTTGAAAATATCTTGCACCATCCGGTCGGGGAGGTATGTCAAGCTGCTGCCGGTATCCAACAGCACAGCCAAGGCGAGATCGCCGCCTACCTGCGCCGAGCCGAGCTCGACTTTCGTCAACGTGATCATAAACTCGGCGTACACCCCCGCCTCGGATTCCACCGGGAGGGACATCAACGGGGGAACAAACTTTTCCGTGTCGACACCGCCAAACAGAATATTCCCTGTGTCAGCGTCGAGGTCGTTCAGCCACAGGGAATAAGCGTTTGTTTGGATCAGCCCGTCGGCCACCATTTGcgcggggaggttgttgtaAGGTCTCATTCCTGCCCTGCCGACTTGGACTTCGTTGATCGGGTACCCTATCCCGAGGATGCCCTGGGCGTTGTTGGACGAGTATCCTATGCCAAACTGCAACCTGTCCAGCGTGGCGTCGCCAAAGGTGACGGTGTCGGAAACGTAATCCCCCGAGGCGCCGGAGCCGTCGACGTAGGAGATGTTGAACCAGGAGCCGATGTACTCGTACGTGCTTGAGCCGTTGGCCGAGTAAGTGCCGGCGTATTTACAGGGCGCCGAGGACTGGGTGCatagggaggaggatggggtgttGACCCAGAGGTCGGACGAGCCGGTATCGAGGTGTAGACGGAGGGATTTTGGTGGGGTGCCGATTGTGCCGTTGATGAAGTAGAGGGTTTCCTAGAAACGTGTAAGTGTTTACCATCCTGACACATTATTCGAcaccagaaaaaaaagaaaaagaaaagaagaagaaaaggaagaaaaaaaggaaaaaacaagtaaaaaagaaaaaaaaaaagaaaaaaagaaaaaaaaaaagaaaaaaaaagaaaaaaaaaaggaacgTACCTGATTGTCCAAATCGACCTCCACGCTCCCTCTCTTTCTTAGCTGATCTCGATGTAATGGGTTCTTGGGCGTCCTCCTCTGAATATCCATCCCCACAACCCTCGGTCCACTTCCATCTcttcgttgttgttgttgtgttggcGTCGTCGATGGCAAAGAGAGCGCGTCTATCGTCTGACCCGCAAGCGAGGCTGCAACAGCCAAAAGAGGAGTGGCTGTCTTCATCCTTCCGTTGCtctcgaaaaaaaaaatgggTGTATGGTCTCGGGTCTCGAGTATAAAAATGTAGTCGAACAACCAACGACACAAACAAACCCAACAATCGCTTCCAAGAAACCACTTATTGCAGTAGTTGCTATAATGGCAGCATGAGGTACAACTtcacccaaaaaaaacaaaaagaaaaccccaaaaaataaaaataaaaaaaaccaaaGAGTGAGTGACTATATGTAAGCCCCCCTTCGTCAAGGTCCCCTGTCTCTCCTTAGGTCCCGAGTGGTTGGTAAGGGCAGCAGGATAGCGGCCGGCGAACAGACGTTCAGAAAAAGAGCAAAAGCGCAAACCCGTTTGTGCTCGGCAACCGCAAGGACCTAAAAAGGTTATAAGagcaaactcctccttcccaaGAACGCGACGTGCGGCAGTGTGGGTAGCTCGTGGACGTAGGCCAAGGCCCGAGCCGGCACGACTTGTTCTTTGCGTTCTTGGTgtcgaagagggagggggccgAGTGGCAACTACCTTGCCTGCTAAGGTAGGTAAATGTGCCAAAAacagaaagaagagaaaagtttaaaataaaattgCCCGCAAAAGGGCGAGGGgtcaaagaaaaggaagggacgaagggaagggaaagacAGGAAAGAAGGAACGAGCGAGACCCAAGCCAGAACTAGCGAACCATACACAACTGGGAAAAGAAgacagaaagagaagaggTTCCGGAGATGGAACTGGGCTCCTTCATCAGTCACTTGTCCAATTCATCATCGATCATCCCTCCCAGAGTCCCAGAGGAGCCGGGAACCGGGGGCCCGATTTGGCTTGAGAGAGAGGGCGGGTGAGATGCATTGCGTGCCATCTCTTTCACTCGCCTTGGCTCTCTCTTCACCGTTCAGACTGAAACGATGGGCAGAGAGGCAGGCAAAGTTGAGGATCTGGTGGACCAGGATCATGACGGATGCCAATGTCCATGTCCGGGTCATTGATCTTTGGCAGCTTCTCCTTCCTTGTGTCGTTGAAGATCTGCGACATTGCGACCCAGGAAAATATTTAGCGTCGATGTTAGCATGTCTCGCTACTGAGCCCTTCAGCCCTGCGCTGATTGGCTTTCCGATATCTTCACCCGTTTGTCCCGTTGAGGAGATAATCCTCAAGAAGGGCCGACATTCCAACCATGAGGAAACAAAGGGTATTGTCAAGTGTACGCGCGGCCGGTTCCATCGCAATTCCTTGGAGAAGGACCCCGGATTCTCAAGTCTGTGGAGAAGAGGTGTGGTAGAGGCCGTTTTGGGTAGCCGGGCTATCCCGTGCCCCTCacgtcttcgtcatcatACTAGTGAGCGGCCGGATCGTCCGGATGGGCTGTTCCTGGGAAGCTTTCAACGACGTGGGGAAGCAGATGAAACGTCGACCAGATCTGATACAGCCCATCTGTGCGCAATGCGCTGCGTGGGTGTGGTTGCGTGGACATCAGGGTCATAGCTGACTGTGAAAGCTATAAAAGCGCGTTCAGGCCATCTCCAGACTAGTCTCCGAGGGAGCTGGGTGATTGGAAATGCTCTTCTTTGGCTCAGCAATCGAGATATAAAAAGCGCTCATTGAGGATAGAGTTGGGGCTAATACCCATGGTGTTGTTTCTGCTGTTATTAGCGGCCGTTGTTGAATTGTCCGGGGAAGCCTGAAGATTTATTGTGGGGCATCAAATGCTGGGTAGGTAAACTTCACTCACTTACACCCCCTCTCATACCATACATAAAAGAATCTTGCGCAACCCAACCTCCAATTCCCAATCCCGACAGCTTGCCTCCCGTCTCACATCGGACATTTCTGTCGGCTGTCAAAATGCCACATCTGACACGCCAATCACATCCCCCATATGTATCCCCAACCGCAGTTCATTCCGCCCGCAAGACATCGCCAAGCAACATGAACTCGTCAGCTGCTCTCTTTCGCGGCCTGTGCGACCCAAAGGAACCTCCACGTTGGAACACACGTATAGATTGGAGGAAGGAAACCCTTTTATTGTGCTGCCTAGATGTCTCGCAAAGTTGATGTTCAGCTGTGAAGAGGTAGCTACGGAGAGGTAGGTAAGCTGGTATTAATAGCAAGAGGAGAGAGCTGGTTTTGCCTTTGAGCCATTGCGTTTGTCCATCATCAATCAATCTTTGTACATGACAGACAAGATTAAAGCTATCACGATatccccaactccaacgAACCTCAAATCCcacatctctctctctctctcccgctAAAGACTACCTGCTACAACGAGGACGATAACAGCAAACATGGACGAAGCACACTACAGAGACCTCGATCGATGGTATTCttcccttctcctctccccaatACACACCCAATTAACCTCCATCCGTCAACAGCCCAGACTACTCCGTcagcctccccctcctttaaaaaataaaaataaaaggaaaaacacCCCCTGATTACCCTCTAGCCCTTCTTCGGAGCCCTAGGCTGCGCCCTCTCCATAATCCTCACCGTCTTCGGCGCCTCCTACGGCACCGCCAAGTCCTCTGCCGGgctcttctcctccggcGTACTCCGCCCCGACCGTGTCATGCaaaacaccctcccctccatcatgtcCCAAATCCTCTCCATCTACGGCCTCGTAATCTCAGTCATcgtatcctcctccctgaCCGAGTCcgtccccctcttcacctcatTCCTCCACCTAGCCGCCGGCCTCTCCGTCGGCCTCTGCGGTCTCGCCGCCGGCTTCTCCATCGGCATCGTCGGCGACGCGGGCATCCGGGCGTCTACCCAGCAGCCTAGGCTCTACACCGGCAtggtcctcatcctcatctttgCTGAGGTATTGGGGTTGTATGGCGTTATTGTTAGTATTCTCATGATCACTAGGAgtagggaggggagggcttGTTTGGAATAAGAACACCATCAAGGCTTTTGAGCAGAGGGGGAGAGACGGGAACGGTCGGTGTTTGATAAATTGAGGGTATCAACGTTTCGCTCTCTGCTTTCTACGTCTTATAAATTCCATCTTGGTCTCATCACACCTCACTCGGGTTGTTAAAAATACGCTCACCACCCTGACATCAtaatccccccccctttacAAAGCCcactcctccaaatcctccccctccgccacaaAGGGCTCATTAATCCTCCTAACAGCATAATCACTGCACAAAATACTGTTCTCTTTCGTCAGCCAAACATCTCAGCCTCTCCGCTTCGgaaaaaaaactcaccaaGCATcagcaaccaacccatccaactccctcaccaccctctctctcctctcccccttcaccacccccttcccaatcaGCCCCTGAATCTCCctgatcctcctccccttcgccGCCCCGCTCTGCTCcagcaccctcctccccaaacagTCACTGTGAAACGCGTGCTGACAcggaaaaacaaaaaactgcctcgccagcagcggcagcccGCAAACATAGCACTTCTCCCCGGGCTCCACAATCGCGTACCTCCTGTCCAGCGCCGCAATGTCGACCTTAATGTTCGCCGCCGTCAGGCTGCTCTCGTCCATCTCCTTCCGCAACGCATCAATGCTTCGGCTGTACTCCTCCAGCGCATTGCAAATCTCCTCTTTGAAATCGTCAATCACGACGAAATCTGGAAAAAAAGGGATCAAATCTTCAATCTTGAGGAGGTCGTTGCAGCGCTTGAGGAACTCAATCGCGGCCTTGATGCCGTTGGATTGCGAAATGACCTTTTTCGCGACAGCAAGCCAGAGTTTTTTCCGCAGCGCGGGGTTCGACATGGGCCGGTCGGCAACGATGGACGCGAGCTCGATCTTGTCGTGCGACAGGGCCAGGTCCACAGCCTGGACGTACTGTCCCATGCTGGTGTAAATATGTGCGCAAGACAGGACCCGGTGGTTCTGTATGCACAACCTCAGCGCGAAATCCTGGTCGAAATTCGGCTCGTCCCCCTGTGAGGCGAGATAGGCCATGAGCTGGGACTCGTCCGTTGACGAGTGCGAAGCGTAAATCGACACCAGAGTGTTGTGAACAGCCGCGTCTGTCGAGCCGAGCTGGTTAACCACATACTGCAGATACCGGACAGCCTGGTTCTGACTCAACGGCCCCTTGAAGTTCCTGTCATACTCCAGCAACGCCGGGATCAAATTCCGTGGGTCAAGGTTGCTCTGCCGCATCAAGATATCGACCAGCTCGGTAGCGGCATGCGTCATAAGCACGCTGCTGTGCCGGTAAAACACCCCGGCATCGGTCTGTCTCTTGAGCACCTTGAGCGCCTCcgaccacctctccctctgaACCCAGTACGACAAGACATAATTGTAGTCGTTGACGACATTGGCATAATAcagcagctcctcctcccggccATGGCTGCTGATGATATCATAGACAGTCTGCCGGTCAAGATCCTGCTTGTGCTTCGTGACAAAGTCCTGAAACTCTGCCCTCACGGCCTCGAGCTGCTCTCTCGTCTGGGTCGGGCTCAACGTCTCAGACAACTCCGCCCCCGTGATGATAGTGTCATCCAGCGAGTTGAGCTTGGCCATAaacacctccaccaaccaaGCCGCAATCATGACCCTCTGCATCACAAATGACCTCTTGTACGTGCCCAGCTTGGTCAGCAAGTACTTCCTCAGCGCATCCGGCTGATCGTTGTCGATGAACGTCAacgccacctcctcaaacggcttgctgctcttcccatacacccccgccgcctcgCTGTGCTGCCCCTTTCCCACCATGTGATCCCCATGCGCAATCGCCACCGCATCCTTCTGCGCGGGCGTGCGCGCGTGCTGCAGCGCCGCCTCAAAGTCCTCAAACTTGAGCATAATCTTCCAAATatccctatcctcctccttgggcaCAATCTCCAATATCTCCTGCGGCGTAAACAACCAGAAAGTGTTCTTCTGAACATCCACGCTcaaccccaccgccctctGCCCCTGCTCCAGCGCAATCTGATCATAGACAATATCCCCCGTCAGCCGATtggcaaccaccaccctcctcccaaccaagCAAATAACATGCCACTGTGTCAACGCCACAGCCTCGACGTCATCCGTCGAAACctgcctcttcccccccgcAGCCTCCACCCCATTCGGATTCGTCAGCTGCCCCTTGGCCAACAGCCTCCC of Podospora pseudopauciseta strain CBS 411.78 chromosome 7 map unlocalized CBS411.78m_7, whole genome shotgun sequence contains these proteins:
- a CDS encoding uncharacterized protein (EggNog:ENOG503PBWS; COG:P), encoding MDEAHYRDLDRCPDYSPFFGALGCALSIILTVFGASYGTAKSSAGLFSSGVLRPDRVMQNTLPSIMSQILSIYGLVISVIVSSSLTESVPLFTSFLHLAAGLSVGLCGLAAGFSIGIVGDAGIRASTQQPRLYTGMVLILIFAEVLGLYGVIVSILMITRSREGRACLE
- the GPI13 gene encoding mannose-ethanolamine phosphotransferase gpi13 (COG:T; BUSCO:EOG092612MY; EggNog:ENOG503NU7J), whose translation is MPPPQPTPKKAVPAPDYKTLKSQWDAAKRKKDAEDATKKAVTAVEPNNTDEIKLRELRRAALEGRRKKAYQSRWAWTAGFWVWMLAIHLVGLGYFTSGFLLTRLQLDDKSLCDVSPAGQEGGILPAWPGKGTPEGGCWHPKTFDKAVVVLIDALRYDFTVPVDDNAEFHNRFPFMYETAVREPNKAFLRPFIADPPTSTLQRLKGLTTGTLPTFIDVGSSFSGTAVEEDNLLGQLRGAGKRVVHLGDDTWESLFPGYFEGNLSRPYDSFNVWDLHTVDEGVIEHIFPLMEEGRKGEWDVVIGHLLGVDHAGHRYGPEHPEMGRKLRQMDGFVRDLAGKIDERTVLIVMGDHGMDSKGDHGGESDDEVQAALWMYSPKGGFGRTKPEFAVPPATAVERPVNQIDLVPTLALMMGIPIPFNNLGRPIEEVFAGPRGNSWNNLAAAERVAAAGVKRYQASYFAARGMTEEPASTPGSPADLWDKAEGLVSKGNWVAVYSAFAEYQRETLARCKSLWAQFNIKNMILGIAVMGFGVLTLLVYVSKGAEDDEAVDDPELDDAEKSLEIMGVIPDSELPLENVLERKLVAAAFLGAVPGLIGGALHAYLKGTGDYYRGAAMAALTSIATVGVSLYEIKETLRTLVPSTIWGWMAAVFTLSQSIGFASNSYTIWEDSILLFFITTFGFVTALSALRIQSLADRYMAIYHSVLFVVLGRLASASKLCREEQMPYCTSTYYASSTSSTSALWQLAIPFAVSLILPTIIKAYLQPTRSYEGLAPAWIGYVFRTGLFMSALYWVLDSADNGNWISGLPEKKLKNLSVYTAQMVLGLAFVAGTTAFMWAPPCVSIVTSASKSTPTRAQVAILGYGNAHGARYLLLPLNFLVSLILLSKPMGGGALAILFWQILSLVEILDSNSLSATPIGPVMLAILGSFHFFKTGHQAVLSTIQWDSAFIPLFSVRYPWSPLAVAMNTFAAQILATVCVPLLVLWKASPKKKGALAETSKKLGAFVSFFAVEGWMSMMWAGHLRRHLMLYRVFMPRFATAGVVLIVVDLVALGVSLLGLRGNTVAIGEVFGWAE
- a CDS encoding uncharacterized protein (EggNog:ENOG503NXPH; COG:O; MEROPS:MER0000933) — its product is MKTATPLLAVAASLAGQTIDALSLPSTTPTQQQQRRDGSGPRVVGMDIQRRTPKNPLHRDQLRKRGSVEVDLDNQETLYFINGTIGTPPKSLRLHLDTGSSDLWVNTPSSSLCTQSSAPCKYAGTYSANGSSTYEYIGSWFNISYVDGSGASGDYVSDTVTFGDATLDRLQFGIGYSSNNAQGILGIGYPINEVQVGRAGMRPYNNLPAQMVADGLIQTNAYSLWLNDLDADTGNILFGGVDTEKFVPPLMSLPVESEAGVYAEFMITLTKVELGSAQVGGDLALAVLLDTGSSLTYLPDRMVQDIFNLVDAQYDPEANAAYVPCSLADNETAVLSFTFTEPTINVGMDELVLDLVTSSGRRPVFSDGTEACLFGIAPAGEGTNVLGDTFLRSAYVVYDLENNEISLAATRFNSTGTRVEEIGKGEEGVPGATRVENPTKATEGLDGPNGLGGISAGNKRGLGVGVVWLVASMVGVLLVV
- the PEP3 gene encoding tethering complex subunit (EggNog:ENOG503NV4E; COG:U; BUSCO:EOG09260HS3), whose product is MALEPTTITTTTNGGFVAADALTDLATDTALPLFNVEQVQLQFPIYDDFVAGQVANNVIILALSSGRILRIDLNRPDEIQDIHLPKKPSESGIIRRMFLDPTASHLLIATSLGENYYLHSQSDTPRPLAKLRGVSIEAVAWSPALPTSSTREILIGAADGNIYEAFVEQSNEFYRKEDKYVKLVWKVGEGGPVTGLWVDSLPGGDRSGEVRRVLVATRGRLMHWVGKVGRRGHEGHQGIYGGLFEGEQPVSFGDGRPGQGGSLVVSPDVVEQGVNPTRFREEEVPERAFAWLSSQGVFHGRLLVDGNTGDLGSRVFNEGRLLAKGQLTNPNGVEAAGGKRQVSTDDVEAVALTQWHVICLVGRRVVVANRLTGDIVYDQIALEQGQRAVGLSVDVQKNTFWLFTPQEILEIVPKEEDRDIWKIMLKFEDFEAALQHARTPAQKDAVAIAHGDHMVGKGQHSEAAGVYGKSSKPFEEVALTFIDNDQPDALRKYLLTKLGTYKRSFVMQRVMIAAWLVEVFMAKLNSLDDTIITGAELSETLSPTQTREQLEAVRAEFQDFVTKHKQDLDRQTVYDIISSHGREEELLYYANVVNDYNYVLSYWVQRERWSEALKVLKRQTDAGVFYRHSSVLMTHAATELVDILMRQSNLDPRNLIPALLEYDRNFKGPLSQNQAVRYLQYVVNQLGSTDAAVHNTLVSIYASHSSTDESQLMAYLASQGDEPNFDQDFALRLCIQNHRVLSCAHIYTSMGQYVQAVDLALSHDKIELASIVADRPMSNPALRKKLWLAVAKKVISQSNGIKAAIEFLKRCNDLLKIEDLIPFFPDFVVIDDFKEEICNALEEYSRSIDALRKEMDESSLTAANIKVDIAALDRRYAIVEPGEKCYVCGLPLLARQFFVFPCQHAFHSDCLGRRVLEQSGAAKGRRIREIQGLIGKGVVKGERRERVVRELDGILCSDYAVRRINEPFVAEGEDLEEWAL
- a CDS encoding uncharacterized protein (COG:A; EggNog:ENOG503PAMS), which gives rise to MAAPKPNIGTLDADIAFHPGPEDTVSALRWSPKADHVAASAWDGRVYIYDATNVAGGTGSIRPVTAMNNNLRPFLDCDFNQEGKMIAGASTDGKVHIMDLNAPGQTMTLSGHQAPVRTVRWVDLPCAGNSTGLLVSGSWDKTLRFWDKRQPNPIATVNLTDRVWAMDGSGTTLVAGTADNKIHIFNLGKMTQSSAIRPTMVIDSPLVDQQIRCIAVKHGGQYWAVGGIGGRVAFGATQPNPMKSGVTFSFKCHREVSKESSKVTNVYAVNDLAFANYIAHQNGSTARIVMATAGQDGQVMVWNVTKKTRLISYPSPGGSITACGFNWDATMFAYAVGYDWGMGCAYNTPNYPRGLALRRVDYSWFA